Proteins found in one Pelmatolapia mariae isolate MD_Pm_ZW linkage group LG7, Pm_UMD_F_2, whole genome shotgun sequence genomic segment:
- the ppwd1 gene encoding peptidylprolyl isomerase domain and WD repeat-containing protein 1, with amino-acid sequence MAATEKNVELKRKVEDDHDGDGDEEDAEWVGPMPSEATKAKKRKVLEYERVYLDNLPSAAMYERSYMHRDVITHLVCTKTDFIITASQDGHVKFWKKKEDEGIEFVKHFRSHLGVIESIAVSAEGALFCSVGDDQAMKVFDVVNFDMINMLKLGFHPGQSEWIYNPGDAICTVACSEKSTGKIFIYDGRGGNDPLHVFDKMHSAPLSQIRLNPKFRVIVSADKAGMLEYWTGLPNEFKFPKHVDWEYKTDTDLYEFAKHKTYPTSLAFSPDGKKMATIASDRKVRIFRFLTGKLMRVFDESLTMFTELQQMRQQLPDMEFGRRMAVERELEKVDGIRLANIIFDETGHFVLYGTMLGIKVINVETNRCVRILGKLENIRVVQLSLFQGVAKAMQVAPTVEMKASDNPALQNVEPDPTIFCSAFKKNRFYLFSKREPEDTKSADSDRDIFNEKPSKEEVMAATQAEGPKRVSDSAIIHTTMGDIHIKLFPVECPKTVENFCVHSRNGYYNGHIFHRVIKGFMIQTGDPTGTGMGGESIWGGEFEDEFHATLRHDRPYTLSMANAGPGTNGSQFFITVVPTPWLDNKHTVFGRCTKGMEAVQRISNAKVNPKTDKPYEDISIINITIK; translated from the exons ATGGCGGCTACTGAAAAGAATGTGGAACTGAAGCGCAAAGTAGAAGATGATCATGATGGGGATGGGGACGAAGAAGATGCCGAGTGGGTTGGACCCATGCCAAGCGAAGCcacaaaggcaaagaaaaggaaag TACTCGAGTACGAGCGTGTCTATCTGGACAACCTCCCGTCGGCTGCAATGTATGAACGGAGCTATATGCACAGGGACGTCATCACACACTTAGTTTGTACAAA GACAGACTTCATCATCACTGCCAGCCAGGATGGCCATGTCAAATTttggaagaagaaggaggatgAGGGGATAGAGTTTGTCAAACACTTTCGAAGTCATCTCG GTGTGATAGAAAGCATTGCGGTCAGTGCGGAAGGGGCCCTTTTCTGTTCCGTTGGTGATGATCAGGCCATGAAAGTATTTGACGTGGTCAATTTTGACATGATCAATATGCTGAAGTTGGG CTTTCATCCAGGCCAGTCTGAGTGGATCTATAATCCTGGAGATGCCATCTGCACAGTAGCCTGCTCAGAAAAGTCCACAGGGAAGATCTTCATCTATGATGGCAGGGGAGGCAACGACCCCCTCCATGTCTTTGACAAAATGCACTCCGCACCGCTTTCCCAAATCCGCCTGAATCCCAAGTTTCGAGTCATTGTGTCTGCTGACAAAGCGGGAATGCTGGAGTACTGGACAGGCCTTCCAAATGAATTCAAGTTCCCCAAACATGTGGATTGGGAATACAAAACGGACACTGACTTGTATGAATTTGCAAAACACAAAACCTATCCCACCAGCCTTGCCTTTTCCCCCGATGGGAAGAAGATGGCCACCATCGCTTCTGATAGGAAAGTCAGGATCTTCCGATTCCTAACAGGAAAACTAATGCGAGTGTTTGATGAATCATTAACG ATGTTCACAGAGCTGCAGCAGATgagacagcagcttcctgacATGGAGTTTGGGAGGCGGATGGCTGTGGAGAGAGAACTAGAGAAGGTGGATGGTATCCGGCTGGCAAACATCATCTTTGATGAGACTGGCCACTTTGTTCTGTATGGGACCATGCTGGGCATCAAGGTCATCAATGTGGAAACCAACAG ATGTGTGCGGATCCTTGGGAAGCTAGAGAACATCCGTGTGGTTCAGCTGAGTTTGTTCCAAGGTGTTGCAAAGGCCATGCAAGTGGCACCCACTGTGGAGATGAAAGCTTCTGACAACCCTGCCTTACAGAACGTAGAGCCTGACCCAACCATCTTCTGTAGTGCTTTTAAGAAGAACCGCTTTTACTTG TTTTCGAAGAGAGAACCAGAGGATACCAAGAGCGCCGATTCAGACAGAGACATCTTTAACGAGAAGCCCTCAAAAGAAGAGGTGATGGCCGCCACGCAGGCCGAGGGCCCCAAGAGAGTGTCTGACAGTGCCATCATCCACACCACTATGGGAGACATTCACATCAAGCTTTTCCCTGTGGA ATGCCCCAAAACTGTGGAGAACTTCTGCGTCCACAGCAGGAATGGATACTACAATGGCCACATATTCCACAGAGTGATCAAG GGCTTCATGATTCAGACTGGAGACCCCACAGGAACAGGCATGGGAGGAGAGAGCATCTGGGGAGGGGAGTTTGAAGACGAGTTCCACGCCACACTGAGACACGACCGCCCATACACACTGAGCATGGCAAACGCAGGCCCCGGCACCAATGGCTCACAGTTTTTTATCACCGTGGTACCCACT CCCTGGCTTGATAACAAGCACACTGTGTTTGGGAGGTGCACTAAAGGCATGGAGGCAGTCCAGAGGATCTCCAATGCCAAAGTCAACCCGAAGACTGACAAGCCATATGAAGACATCAGCATTATTAACATCACCATAAAGTAA